One stretch of Miscanthus floridulus cultivar M001 chromosome 18, ASM1932011v1, whole genome shotgun sequence DNA includes these proteins:
- the LOC136522313 gene encoding uncharacterized protein isoform X3, translated as MDEETIDAAARAISFLGEAALRASAADLVTRARSVALAAEGANADHIPAAAIALNQVESGGTMLAVSGLRGAATALEEVESEGRTRAVSGLLGAATALQAVLGVGHDNLRDAAADLARQCGEHREAAAAMEKVRRAVEEQSHRNRSAPWWLFWRRRGHRIGDVEQTLLATGSTPTALQGAARTAIDFVRNEAARPDHLVKLAGEIVVSAENLAVPHQSLVAARDALQQADSPSSVKAAVNGLEAAAMGVKGAANSRQITLRNPVVQLAAACQEYLEASNAMAAVQHAATERARQRESAVVPGQNAPPPPPPTAPGPGQGDERRSGWLGYALCGSLTLAPYLAATNGNPAKNLVLAGDDRWHINLALSLWWTVVASGAVCSSYARSWIEVCYAQLAARVGMY; from the exons ATGGACGAGGAGACCATCGATGCAGCTGCTCGCGCCATCTCCTTTTTGGGCGAGGCGGCTctccgcgccagcgccgccgacCTGGTGACGCGCGCCCGCAGCGTCGCGCTCGCGGCCGAAGGCGCgaacgccgaccacatcccggCGGCCGCGATTGCGCTGAACCAGGTGGAGAGCGGGGGGACGATGCTAGCAGTATCCGGCCTCCGTGGAGCCGCGACCGCGCTGGAGGAGGTGGAGAGCGAGGGGAGGACGCGGGCCGTCTCCGGCCTCCTCGGAGCGGCGACCGCGCTGCAGGCGGTGCTCGGCGTCGGCCACGACAACCTCCGAGACGCCGCGGCAGATTTGGCGCGTCAGTGCGGCGAACACCGGGAGGCCGCAGCGGCGATGGAGAAGGTGCGCCGCGCCGTGGAGGAGCAGAGCCACCGGAATCGGTCTGCGCCGTGGTGGTTATTCTGGAGGCGTCGGGGACACCGCATTGGGGACGTTGAGCAGACTCTTCTTGCCACCGGGTCCACGCCCACCGCTCTGCAG GGCGCCGCGAGGACGGCCATCGACTTCGTGCGCAATGAGGCGGCGAGGCCCGACCATTTGGTAAAGCTAGCCGGCGAGATCGTTGTGTCTGCGGAAAACCTCGCCGTGCCCCATCAGAGCCTGGTAGCGGCCAGGGACGCGTTGCAGCAAGCGGACAGCCCAAGCAGCGTGAAGGCAGCCGTGAATGGCCTCGAGGCCGCGGCCATGGGTGTGAAAGGAGCAGCCAACTCTCGGCAGATTACCCTCCGTAACCCAGTGGTGCAGTTGGCGGCCGCGTGCCAGGAGTACCTCGAAGCTTCTAATGCCATGGCCGCAGTGCAGCACGCTGCTACGGAGCGGGCGCGCCAGAGAGAGAGTGCAGTTGTCCCCGGCCagaacgcgccgccgccgccgccaccgacaGCGCCTGGTCCTGGTCAG GGAGACGAGAGGAGGTCCGGTTGGCTGGGGTACGCCTTGTGCGGCTCTCTCACTCTAGCCCCGTACCTGGCAGCCACCAATGGAAATCCAGCTAAGAATCTCGTACTCGCAGGCGATGACAGATGGCACATAAATTTAGCTCTCTCTTTATGGTGGACCGTTGTGGCGTCTGGTGCCGTTTGCAGCTCGTATGCGCGATCTTGGATAGAGGTCTGCTATGCACAGCTAGCAGCCCGGGTTGGGAT
- the LOC136522313 gene encoding uncharacterized protein isoform X1, whose amino-acid sequence MDEETIDAAARAISFLGEAALRASAADLVTRARSVALAAEGANADHIPAAAIALNQVESGGTMLAVSGLRGAATALEEVESEGRTRAVSGLLGAATALQAVLGVGHDNLRDAAADLARQCGEHREAAAAMEKVRRAVEEQSHRNRSAPWWLFWRRRGHRIGDVEQTLLATGSTPTALQGAARTAIDFVRNEAARPDHLVKLAGEIVVSAENLAVPHQSLVAARDALQQADSPSSVKAAVNGLEAAAMGVKGAANSRQITLRNPVVQLAAACQEYLEASNAMAAVQHAATERARQRESAVVPGQNAPPPPPPTAPGPGQGDERRSGWLGYALCGSLTLAPYLAATNGNPAKNLVLAGDDRWHINLALSLWWTVVASGAVCSSYARSWIEVCYAQLAARVGMYDARNVSGGVLAKTGSSSRIIPRRV is encoded by the exons ATGGACGAGGAGACCATCGATGCAGCTGCTCGCGCCATCTCCTTTTTGGGCGAGGCGGCTctccgcgccagcgccgccgacCTGGTGACGCGCGCCCGCAGCGTCGCGCTCGCGGCCGAAGGCGCgaacgccgaccacatcccggCGGCCGCGATTGCGCTGAACCAGGTGGAGAGCGGGGGGACGATGCTAGCAGTATCCGGCCTCCGTGGAGCCGCGACCGCGCTGGAGGAGGTGGAGAGCGAGGGGAGGACGCGGGCCGTCTCCGGCCTCCTCGGAGCGGCGACCGCGCTGCAGGCGGTGCTCGGCGTCGGCCACGACAACCTCCGAGACGCCGCGGCAGATTTGGCGCGTCAGTGCGGCGAACACCGGGAGGCCGCAGCGGCGATGGAGAAGGTGCGCCGCGCCGTGGAGGAGCAGAGCCACCGGAATCGGTCTGCGCCGTGGTGGTTATTCTGGAGGCGTCGGGGACACCGCATTGGGGACGTTGAGCAGACTCTTCTTGCCACCGGGTCCACGCCCACCGCTCTGCAG GGCGCCGCGAGGACGGCCATCGACTTCGTGCGCAATGAGGCGGCGAGGCCCGACCATTTGGTAAAGCTAGCCGGCGAGATCGTTGTGTCTGCGGAAAACCTCGCCGTGCCCCATCAGAGCCTGGTAGCGGCCAGGGACGCGTTGCAGCAAGCGGACAGCCCAAGCAGCGTGAAGGCAGCCGTGAATGGCCTCGAGGCCGCGGCCATGGGTGTGAAAGGAGCAGCCAACTCTCGGCAGATTACCCTCCGTAACCCAGTGGTGCAGTTGGCGGCCGCGTGCCAGGAGTACCTCGAAGCTTCTAATGCCATGGCCGCAGTGCAGCACGCTGCTACGGAGCGGGCGCGCCAGAGAGAGAGTGCAGTTGTCCCCGGCCagaacgcgccgccgccgccgccaccgacaGCGCCTGGTCCTGGTCAG GGAGACGAGAGGAGGTCCGGTTGGCTGGGGTACGCCTTGTGCGGCTCTCTCACTCTAGCCCCGTACCTGGCAGCCACCAATGGAAATCCAGCTAAGAATCTCGTACTCGCAGGCGATGACAGATGGCACATAAATTTAGCTCTCTCTTTATGGTGGACCGTTGTGGCGTCTGGTGCCGTTTGCAGCTCGTATGCGCGATCTTGGATAGAGGTCTGCTATGCACAGCTAGCAGCCCGGGTTGGGATGTACG
- the LOC136522313 gene encoding uncharacterized protein isoform X2, producing the protein MDEETIDAAARAISFLGEAALRASAADLVTRARSVALAAEGANADHIPAAAIALNQVESGGTMLAVSGLRGAATALEEVESEGRTRAVSGLLGAATALQAVLGVGHDNLRDAAADLARQCGEHREAAAAMEKVRRAVEEQSHRNRSAPWWLFWRRRGHRIGDVEQTLLATGSTPTALQGAARTAIDFVRNEAARPDHLVKLAGEIVVSAENLAVPHQSLVAARDALQQADSPSSVKAAVNGLEAAAMGVKGAANSRQITLRNPVVQLAAACQEYLEASNAMAAVQHAATERARQRESAVVPGQNAPPPPPPTAPGPGQGDERRSGWLGYALCGSLTLAPYLAATNGNPAKNLVLAGDDRWHINLALSLWWTVVASGAVCSSYARSWIEVCYAQLAARVGMYGINIFAIHFFY; encoded by the exons ATGGACGAGGAGACCATCGATGCAGCTGCTCGCGCCATCTCCTTTTTGGGCGAGGCGGCTctccgcgccagcgccgccgacCTGGTGACGCGCGCCCGCAGCGTCGCGCTCGCGGCCGAAGGCGCgaacgccgaccacatcccggCGGCCGCGATTGCGCTGAACCAGGTGGAGAGCGGGGGGACGATGCTAGCAGTATCCGGCCTCCGTGGAGCCGCGACCGCGCTGGAGGAGGTGGAGAGCGAGGGGAGGACGCGGGCCGTCTCCGGCCTCCTCGGAGCGGCGACCGCGCTGCAGGCGGTGCTCGGCGTCGGCCACGACAACCTCCGAGACGCCGCGGCAGATTTGGCGCGTCAGTGCGGCGAACACCGGGAGGCCGCAGCGGCGATGGAGAAGGTGCGCCGCGCCGTGGAGGAGCAGAGCCACCGGAATCGGTCTGCGCCGTGGTGGTTATTCTGGAGGCGTCGGGGACACCGCATTGGGGACGTTGAGCAGACTCTTCTTGCCACCGGGTCCACGCCCACCGCTCTGCAG GGCGCCGCGAGGACGGCCATCGACTTCGTGCGCAATGAGGCGGCGAGGCCCGACCATTTGGTAAAGCTAGCCGGCGAGATCGTTGTGTCTGCGGAAAACCTCGCCGTGCCCCATCAGAGCCTGGTAGCGGCCAGGGACGCGTTGCAGCAAGCGGACAGCCCAAGCAGCGTGAAGGCAGCCGTGAATGGCCTCGAGGCCGCGGCCATGGGTGTGAAAGGAGCAGCCAACTCTCGGCAGATTACCCTCCGTAACCCAGTGGTGCAGTTGGCGGCCGCGTGCCAGGAGTACCTCGAAGCTTCTAATGCCATGGCCGCAGTGCAGCACGCTGCTACGGAGCGGGCGCGCCAGAGAGAGAGTGCAGTTGTCCCCGGCCagaacgcgccgccgccgccgccaccgacaGCGCCTGGTCCTGGTCAG GGAGACGAGAGGAGGTCCGGTTGGCTGGGGTACGCCTTGTGCGGCTCTCTCACTCTAGCCCCGTACCTGGCAGCCACCAATGGAAATCCAGCTAAGAATCTCGTACTCGCAGGCGATGACAGATGGCACATAAATTTAGCTCTCTCTTTATGGTGGACCGTTGTGGCGTCTGGTGCCGTTTGCAGCTCGTATGCGCGATCTTGGATAGAGGTCTGCTATGCACAGCTAGCAGCCCGGGTTGGGATGTACG